One part of the Terrimicrobium sacchariphilum genome encodes these proteins:
- a CDS encoding LacI family DNA-binding transcriptional regulator produces the protein MKPVMSSLAEIARICGVSIGATSKALSGKAGVSETTRQRILSVAAQHHYRPNRLVHAIQKGRSMTIGLTCNDFRDDFSGRIVEGMLEVLYEAAYDTIVISWDLCVHEGEKVLRTFTERRVDGLLMFPPGDQPTPAYLQELRTFQRPIVVVDQTFAGVEEYAFVGSQDYEGGIAATEHLIELGHRRIANIFHRKISTGRARVEGFRHAMERHGLPVRETWMRDIQNYGSEEIYRHARELLTMEEAPTAIVCFNDWVAMDVLAATQDCGRRVPEDVSIVGFGDLRIASAVRPRLTTIAQDPIGIGRHAVRHLLTQLRAVNQQEEELRDTPPTPVSDRLPVRLVHRDSTRPAVRQSF, from the coding sequence ATGAAGCCCGTTATGTCCTCACTCGCGGAAATCGCCCGGATATGCGGTGTATCAATCGGAGCCACGTCAAAAGCCCTCAGCGGGAAGGCGGGGGTCTCGGAGACGACGCGGCAACGCATCCTGAGCGTGGCCGCCCAGCACCACTACCGGCCCAACCGGCTCGTGCATGCCATCCAAAAGGGTCGGAGCATGACGATCGGCCTCACCTGCAATGATTTCCGTGATGATTTCTCCGGACGCATCGTGGAAGGCATGCTGGAGGTGCTGTATGAGGCCGCCTACGACACGATCGTGATCAGTTGGGATCTCTGCGTCCACGAGGGCGAGAAAGTGCTCCGGACCTTCACGGAGCGGCGGGTCGATGGCTTGCTCATGTTCCCGCCGGGAGACCAGCCGACCCCGGCCTATCTGCAAGAATTGCGAACCTTTCAGAGGCCGATCGTGGTGGTGGACCAGACCTTTGCCGGAGTCGAGGAATATGCCTTCGTCGGCAGCCAGGACTATGAGGGAGGCATCGCCGCAACCGAGCATCTCATCGAGCTCGGCCATCGGCGCATTGCCAACATTTTCCACCGAAAGATCAGCACGGGCCGCGCCCGCGTGGAGGGATTTCGCCACGCGATGGAGCGCCATGGGTTGCCCGTTCGCGAAACGTGGATGCGCGACATCCAAAACTACGGCTCCGAGGAGATCTACCGTCACGCGAGAGAACTCCTCACCATGGAGGAAGCCCCAACCGCGATCGTGTGTTTCAACGACTGGGTGGCCATGGACGTGCTCGCCGCCACTCAAGATTGCGGGCGCCGCGTGCCGGAGGATGTCTCGATCGTCGGGTTCGGTGATCTGCGCATCGCCTCCGCAGTACGTCCCCGGCTAACGACGATCGCGCAGGACCCCATCGGTATCGGCCGCCATGCCGTGAGACATCTGCTGACCCAGCTGCGGGCGGTAAACCAACAGGAAGAGGAGCTTCGCGACACGCCCCCCACTCCGGTGAGCGACCGACTGCCGGTACGTCTCGTTCACCGGGATTCCACGCGACCCGCAGTCCGCCAGAGTTTCTGA
- a CDS encoding alpha-amylase family glycosyl hydrolase, with the protein MKRPTPKWLSTAIFYEIYPQSFRDSDGDGIGDLPGIIEKLDYIADLGCTAIWLNPCFVSPFGDAGYDVADFYRVAPRYGTNDDLVRLFREARARGIRVCLDFVAGHTSIDHPWFRESCRHEPNRYSNWYIWTRSIWDKGDPQKPMVHGHAERDGNYLANFFYFQPALNYGYARPEHPWQLPVDHPDVLAVRQEMKNILRYWLDLGADGFRVDMAMSLVKNDPDLKETMRLWRDVREMFDREYPHAALMSEWSDPEKAIPAGFHVDFMLAFGDPPAYTSLLRKEPGRDLNPVADPASHSYFDRCGQGDIREFMVPYLKHYEATKDHGFITIPTGNHDVPRLAKGRTEQEILIVFAFVMTMPGIPFIYYGDEIGMRHIDGLPSKEGGYSRTGARTPMQWDDGVNLGFSSASPEDLYLPVDASPGAPTVLSQGQKLLSRVKSLVQLRRSWRALGNGGAFRVLTSEGYPVVYQRGKGADTFVIIINPADECQPSTFLLPQVGALQQIHGDHIDVLADRDRYSVVMPPVSYGVFKVT; encoded by the coding sequence ATGAAACGCCCGACCCCAAAGTGGCTTAGCACCGCGATATTTTACGAGATATACCCGCAATCCTTCCGGGATTCCGACGGAGACGGCATCGGTGACCTGCCGGGAATAATCGAGAAGCTCGACTACATAGCCGATCTCGGGTGCACCGCGATCTGGCTGAACCCCTGCTTTGTCTCGCCATTTGGAGACGCCGGCTATGATGTGGCCGATTTCTATCGAGTCGCTCCACGATATGGGACCAACGATGATCTCGTGCGGCTCTTCCGGGAGGCCCGGGCGCGGGGCATCCGGGTCTGCCTGGATTTTGTCGCGGGCCACACCTCGATCGACCATCCCTGGTTCAGGGAATCCTGCCGGCATGAACCCAACCGGTATTCCAACTGGTATATCTGGACCCGCTCGATCTGGGACAAGGGCGATCCTCAAAAGCCCATGGTGCATGGGCATGCCGAGCGGGACGGAAACTACCTGGCCAATTTTTTCTATTTCCAGCCGGCTCTCAACTACGGCTACGCCAGGCCGGAGCACCCGTGGCAGCTTCCCGTCGACCATCCGGATGTCCTGGCCGTACGGCAGGAGATGAAAAACATCCTGCGCTACTGGCTCGACCTGGGCGCGGATGGTTTTCGCGTCGACATGGCCATGTCTCTGGTAAAGAACGATCCCGATCTCAAGGAGACGATGCGACTTTGGCGAGATGTCCGCGAGATGTTTGACCGGGAGTATCCTCATGCCGCGCTGATGTCGGAATGGTCCGACCCGGAGAAAGCCATCCCGGCCGGTTTTCACGTCGACTTCATGCTGGCGTTTGGCGATCCTCCGGCATACACCTCGCTGCTCCGCAAGGAACCCGGTCGCGATCTGAACCCGGTCGCCGATCCGGCCTCGCATAGCTACTTCGATCGGTGCGGGCAGGGCGACATCCGCGAGTTCATGGTTCCTTATCTCAAGCACTACGAAGCGACGAAGGACCACGGCTTCATCACCATCCCTACGGGCAATCACGATGTCCCTCGGCTTGCAAAGGGGAGGACGGAGCAGGAGATACTTATTGTTTTCGCCTTCGTGATGACGATGCCCGGCATCCCGTTCATTTACTACGGTGATGAGATCGGGATGAGGCATATCGACGGTCTGCCGTCCAAAGAGGGCGGGTACTCCCGCACCGGAGCCCGCACGCCGATGCAGTGGGACGATGGCGTGAACCTCGGCTTCTCATCTGCCTCCCCCGAGGATCTCTACCTCCCCGTGGACGCAAGCCCCGGCGCTCCCACCGTCCTGTCCCAGGGTCAGAAGTTGCTTTCCCGGGTGAAATCCCTCGTGCAGTTGCGGCGTTCCTGGAGAGCGCTTGGCAATGGCGGTGCATTTCGCGTTCTGACCAGCGAGGGATACCCGGTTGTCTATCAAAGAGGGAAAGGGGCCGACACCTTTGTCATCATCATCAATCCTGCCGATGAATGTCAGCCCTCGACTTTCCTGCTTCCCCAGGTCGGCGCGTTGCAGCAGATCCATGGCGATCACATCGATGTGCTGGCGGATCGCGATCGCTATTCCGTGGTCATGCCCCCGGTCAGCTACGGAGTTTTCAAGGTGACCTAG
- a CDS encoding PEP-CTERM sorting domain-containing protein (PEP-CTERM proteins occur, often in large numbers, in the proteomes of bacteria that also encode an exosortase, a predicted intramembrane cysteine proteinase. The presence of a PEP-CTERM domain at a protein's C-terminus predicts cleavage within the sorting domain, followed by covalent anchoring to some some component of the (usually Gram-negative) cell surface. Many PEP-CTERM proteins exhibit an unusual sequence composition that includes large numbers of potential glycosylation sites. Expression of one such protein has been shown restore the ability of a bacterium to form floc, a type of biofilm.), with product MISPFPLKSSRLLSSAVAVLAVGLSAMSADAALLTSWTQYSGSVSSGLNTASPVLGNGTSNSGDSQSIYAVSPTYTLSSVGDSLTLSGGVTFLNLETPQADQFRFGLYNVNGQSGGLGWLGYMASNSGTSGGSTYSRLWERNNPNNFSFGSGSGATTVANVNATPGNTAFASGTYTFSLTLTRVATGLQVGWTLIGTNVNYTVSGTYLDTTPQTYTYDRVGFFTGGGLTADQVSFSNVDLTVVPEPGVVGLVVAGLTFCFILRRRRQA from the coding sequence ATGATCTCCCCATTCCCACTCAAATCCTCCCGTCTCCTCTCTTCAGCCGTTGCCGTTTTGGCTGTTGGGCTCAGCGCCATGTCGGCTGATGCCGCTCTGCTTACCTCCTGGACACAGTATTCCGGCTCGGTCAGCAGCGGGCTGAATACCGCCAGCCCGGTTCTCGGCAATGGCACGTCCAATTCTGGTGATAGTCAGTCAATCTACGCTGTTTCCCCGACCTACACGCTGAGTAGCGTAGGGGATTCCCTAACGCTCTCCGGCGGAGTGACATTTCTGAATCTTGAGACTCCCCAAGCCGATCAGTTCCGTTTTGGCCTGTATAATGTGAATGGCCAATCCGGTGGTCTCGGCTGGCTTGGCTACATGGCGTCGAACTCCGGCACCAGTGGAGGCTCGACCTACAGTCGGCTCTGGGAGCGGAATAATCCGAATAACTTCAGCTTCGGCAGCGGTTCTGGTGCTACGACGGTAGCCAACGTGAATGCAACCCCGGGAAATACCGCCTTCGCCTCGGGCACCTACACGTTCTCCCTTACGCTCACCCGTGTGGCCACGGGTCTCCAGGTGGGTTGGACGCTCATCGGTACAAATGTGAACTACACCGTCTCGGGCACTTATCTGGATACCACTCCGCAGACCTATACCTACGACCGCGTGGGCTTCTTCACTGGTGGTGGCCTCACCGCCGATCAGGTGAGCTTTTCAAATGTCGATCTCACCGTCGTTCCCGAGCCCGGCGTGGTGGGCCTCGTGGTGGCGGGTCTCACCTTCTGCTTCATTCTCAGGCGTCGCCGTCAGGCTTAG
- a CDS encoding GDSL-type esterase/lipase family protein has product MNKYHVIMMAPRRLSLALFLLLAACVTEATAQEIWTMPKELPTTPPGATPATFPLPRFEWLQRIIENNAKANKAPETIQLVFDGDSITDGWQGKGRRTFDERYGKIGVFDFGLSGDRTQNLLWRLYNGQVDKVRPKLVVLLIGTNNIGFGEKPEDAAAGVKAVVEEYRKRLPESVILLQAVFPRGQSPQDQARPKIDTLNREIAKLADGEKVVFLDFGEKFLNPDGSVNADLMPDFLHPNDKGYVVWADAIQPVIDKYFPPR; this is encoded by the coding sequence ATGAATAAATACCATGTCATCATGATGGCGCCCCGGCGCCTTTCCCTTGCCCTCTTCTTGTTGCTGGCAGCCTGCGTCACCGAGGCTACCGCCCAGGAGATATGGACCATGCCGAAAGAGTTGCCGACCACTCCGCCCGGTGCGACGCCCGCCACCTTTCCGCTGCCGAGATTTGAGTGGCTGCAGAGAATCATCGAGAACAACGCCAAGGCAAACAAGGCGCCGGAGACCATCCAGTTGGTTTTTGACGGTGACTCCATCACGGACGGCTGGCAGGGAAAAGGGCGGCGCACATTCGATGAACGCTACGGAAAAATCGGGGTGTTCGACTTCGGCCTGAGCGGCGACCGGACCCAGAATCTTCTCTGGCGTCTCTACAACGGGCAGGTCGACAAGGTCCGGCCCAAACTGGTCGTGCTCCTGATCGGAACCAATAACATCGGCTTTGGCGAAAAGCCCGAGGACGCCGCTGCCGGGGTGAAGGCGGTGGTGGAGGAATACCGTAAGCGTCTGCCCGAGAGCGTCATCCTCCTCCAGGCCGTCTTCCCACGCGGCCAGAGTCCTCAAGACCAGGCAAGACCGAAGATCGACACTCTGAATCGTGAGATCGCAAAGCTCGCAGACGGGGAAAAGGTGGTGTTCCTCGACTTCGGAGAAAAATTCCTCAATCCCGACGGGTCCGTCAATGCAGACCTCATGCCGGACTTCCTGCATCCCAACGACAAGGGCTATGTCGTCTGGGCGGACGCGATACAGCCGGTCATCGACAAGTATTTCCCTCCCCGGTAG
- a CDS encoding glycoside hydrolase family 3 protein, whose translation MSAAVIAEAGRNLIGQTGWNSQTWAEETLARLSLREKIGQTAQERINASTRFLGMSLEEWFERYPVGSVFCGGEIISGCGDTAESSRAAIQTLQAASRLPLLVSGDLESGAGAAVKGLTRMPSALALGATNDTDLAYEYGRWTALEGRQIGFTWTFAPVVDLLRNWLNPVVSNRGLGVSPRHVGRMASAVIRGVQDHGMAACAKHFPGDGVDFRDQHLVTSINSLSEAEWRETYLRVFAEVIQSGVHTIMSGHIALPWLEPLADGERPRPATVSHRVLGFLRDELEFDGVIVSDALEMAGFTGWGRYEDRIIEAFNAGIDVMLWPQIEYFDVMERAVMDGRVTEARLDESVRRILRLKARLGLPGAPLPGATTGGPIVLSDEARQTARKVAESSITLVRNEENILPLDPAKVRRVLLHCAVGLDEKSRDDLSTLVQDFRDRGVEVSLLQNGNCLDVISRERLGERWDAYIVVFSLQIHQLKNTVRPVGQIGEVMWTLQNAETVRPIVVSLGTPYLLQDMPFLKTLVNAYSPSTETQTALARTLWGEIPFSEFSPVDVGGEWHA comes from the coding sequence ATGAGCGCGGCCGTTATTGCAGAAGCCGGGCGAAACCTGATCGGGCAGACCGGCTGGAACAGTCAAACGTGGGCCGAGGAGACTCTGGCGCGCCTGAGCCTGCGGGAGAAGATCGGACAGACGGCGCAGGAGCGCATCAATGCGTCCACCCGTTTCCTGGGAATGAGCCTGGAGGAGTGGTTCGAGCGGTATCCGGTCGGCAGTGTGTTCTGCGGAGGTGAGATTATCAGCGGTTGCGGAGATACGGCGGAGTCGTCGCGTGCGGCGATCCAGACACTCCAGGCTGCATCGCGGTTGCCCCTCCTGGTGTCGGGCGATCTCGAGAGCGGTGCCGGTGCCGCGGTGAAGGGGCTCACACGCATGCCTTCGGCTCTCGCCCTGGGTGCGACCAATGACACCGACCTGGCCTATGAGTACGGTCGCTGGACGGCGCTGGAGGGCCGCCAGATCGGGTTTACGTGGACTTTTGCCCCGGTGGTCGACCTGCTCAGGAACTGGCTCAACCCCGTGGTCTCCAATCGCGGGCTCGGAGTTTCTCCCCGGCATGTGGGCCGCATGGCCAGCGCGGTGATCCGCGGTGTGCAGGACCACGGCATGGCGGCTTGCGCGAAGCACTTTCCCGGCGATGGTGTTGATTTTCGCGACCAGCATCTGGTCACCTCCATCAACTCTCTTTCCGAGGCCGAGTGGAGGGAAACCTATCTGCGAGTCTTTGCGGAGGTCATCCAGTCCGGTGTGCATACGATCATGTCGGGACACATCGCTCTCCCGTGGCTCGAGCCGCTGGCGGACGGCGAACGCCCGCGTCCCGCGACAGTTTCCCATCGGGTGCTCGGCTTCCTCCGTGATGAGCTCGAGTTCGACGGTGTGATCGTCTCCGACGCGCTCGAAATGGCCGGCTTTACCGGGTGGGGGAGGTATGAGGATCGCATCATCGAGGCGTTCAACGCCGGCATCGATGTCATGCTCTGGCCGCAGATCGAGTACTTTGACGTGATGGAGCGCGCGGTCATGGATGGCCGGGTCACAGAGGCCCGCCTCGACGAGAGCGTCCGTCGCATTCTTCGACTCAAGGCCAGACTGGGACTGCCCGGGGCTCCGTTGCCCGGCGCGACCACAGGCGGGCCGATCGTCCTCTCGGACGAGGCGCGGCAGACCGCCCGTAAGGTGGCGGAGTCGAGCATCACCCTGGTGCGCAATGAGGAGAACATCCTGCCTCTCGATCCGGCAAAGGTTCGCCGTGTCCTGCTGCACTGCGCCGTGGGCCTGGACGAGAAATCCCGCGACGACCTCAGCACTCTCGTGCAGGACTTTCGCGATCGGGGTGTTGAGGTGTCGCTCTTGCAAAACGGAAACTGTCTCGATGTGATTTCCCGCGAGCGCCTCGGCGAGCGGTGGGATGCGTATATCGTCGTATTCAGCCTCCAGATTCATCAGCTAAAGAACACCGTGCGTCCCGTGGGCCAGATTGGTGAGGTGATGTGGACGCTGCAGAATGCGGAAACTGTCCGGCCGATCGTTGTTTCGCTTGGCACTCCCTATCTGCTGCAGGACATGCCGTTCCTCAAAACGTTGGTCAACGCGTACAGCCCCAGTACCGAGACGCAGACGGCGCTGGCTCGTACATTATGGGGGGAGATTCCGTTCTCGGAGTTTTCGCCGGTCGATGTCGGTGGCGAATGGCACGCTTGA
- a CDS encoding sugar-binding protein, whose product MKDIPVFLPGRRLTLALTLALLAPTVRAADAPSGLAFSSTAKGNIFTDAQGTVTLKVPASIASGTLTVKNESGAVIETRPLAGNSGDVSITLPQKGFYAIDAETVQADGAKSRGSTTAAVVGPVPSDEMRLQSRLGLWTVQGDADLVLAAGARWNRRMISIHKLGENMLSENPPAAESVLFPKSPFTQVGVMSFGLPLWLMEPTDKKKSFGNPLNKPTDWNKLKALVSAWVRQQGENFPDYFEIYNEPEWQWKGASNEDLVRVLATIADGIKEASPKTQVLGPGFSSIRIKDPARLDLVTAKEQGLFDHLDGLVVHAYVDGSAPEKEFIQRVEELQEFLRDIGRPKFPIHITEFGWTSGKGTWQKPVDEITQARYVTRSLTLLAALGVENATYFCLQFKAAPNPGERGFSLVHDDSTPKPGYAAYANVARWLAGVKGTGTWLRLTPTTHLVLFEKSDNTSIAVAWDTEAERAIGLPLVTSRREDMMGRSLPASDTLALSPSPIFLEFSESQSPSIEMLARLDVMRGGEDVTLPRGGEWIAPAPLVVRDGRLAVPASAANGDYLLLTRDGQKWLGQPVKVIPPLEARPPVLAWPADQQEPSLETTVISHSAVPVTTRLAVKLDGTRDRFLEASEIAPGETRQLSVPLDGLSQGTRYRGKMAVDSRHEGRRDEISLPLDFTILSAAPVPRGGQPDWSQIPAVDFSAWDPFGGPIAPEDCSATLQAAHGVEGLHLRVVVRDDEHLQTRSGEDIWSQDSIQIGLDPDHQKTWEANDLFGLKGHRVFEYGVAWNGKQPMTWRWVSYVPELPVGVAEPRVQLRVKREGDITTYDILFPWAVMGLDRPMAAGSAIGISLSLADADTGKTSRRALRLYGGIAEGKDPEKYGPLWLR is encoded by the coding sequence ATGAAGGATATTCCCGTGTTCCTGCCGGGTCGGCGGCTCACGCTCGCCCTCACCCTGGCCTTGCTTGCTCCGACCGTGAGAGCCGCGGATGCTCCCTCCGGTCTTGCCTTTTCCTCGACGGCGAAGGGGAACATTTTCACGGACGCCCAGGGAACCGTCACTCTGAAGGTGCCCGCCTCCATTGCCAGCGGCACGCTTACGGTGAAAAACGAGAGCGGCGCTGTCATTGAGACGCGCCCGCTCGCAGGAAACTCGGGGGATGTGTCGATCACGCTTCCGCAAAAGGGATTCTACGCGATTGATGCCGAGACGGTGCAGGCGGATGGGGCAAAATCCCGCGGGTCCACGACCGCCGCCGTGGTCGGCCCGGTGCCTTCCGATGAAATGCGCCTCCAGTCCCGCCTCGGCCTCTGGACTGTGCAAGGGGACGCCGATCTCGTACTTGCCGCTGGCGCCCGCTGGAACCGCCGCATGATTTCCATTCACAAGCTGGGTGAGAACATGCTCAGTGAGAATCCTCCCGCGGCCGAGAGCGTGCTCTTTCCGAAGTCGCCGTTCACTCAGGTCGGCGTGATGTCCTTCGGCCTTCCGCTCTGGCTCATGGAGCCGACTGATAAGAAAAAGAGCTTCGGCAACCCGCTCAACAAGCCCACCGACTGGAACAAGCTCAAGGCGCTCGTCTCCGCCTGGGTGCGTCAGCAGGGGGAAAACTTTCCCGACTACTTCGAGATCTACAACGAACCCGAGTGGCAGTGGAAAGGCGCGTCGAATGAAGACCTCGTGCGGGTGCTCGCCACCATCGCCGACGGGATCAAGGAAGCCAGCCCGAAGACTCAAGTGCTCGGCCCGGGATTCTCGTCCATCCGCATCAAGGACCCCGCCCGCCTCGATCTCGTCACCGCGAAGGAGCAGGGACTCTTTGATCATCTCGACGGGCTCGTCGTCCATGCCTACGTGGATGGTTCGGCTCCCGAGAAGGAGTTCATCCAGCGTGTTGAGGAACTTCAGGAGTTCCTGCGCGACATCGGGCGCCCCAAGTTTCCGATCCACATCACGGAGTTTGGCTGGACCTCCGGCAAAGGCACCTGGCAGAAGCCTGTCGACGAGATCACCCAGGCCCGCTATGTGACGCGTTCGCTCACCCTGCTCGCCGCCCTGGGCGTGGAGAATGCGACCTACTTCTGCCTGCAATTCAAGGCTGCTCCGAATCCCGGCGAGCGTGGCTTCTCGCTCGTTCACGACGACTCCACGCCGAAGCCCGGCTATGCCGCCTACGCCAATGTCGCCCGCTGGCTCGCTGGCGTGAAGGGGACAGGTACCTGGCTGCGTCTCACGCCGACCACGCATCTCGTGCTCTTCGAGAAAAGCGACAACACCTCGATCGCCGTGGCATGGGACACGGAGGCCGAACGCGCAATCGGCCTGCCGCTGGTCACCTCACGACGCGAGGACATGATGGGCCGCTCGCTGCCAGCTTCCGATACGCTGGCACTTTCGCCGAGTCCGATCTTTCTCGAGTTTTCCGAATCCCAATCGCCCTCGATCGAAATGCTTGCGCGTCTCGACGTGATGCGCGGCGGCGAGGATGTCACCCTGCCGCGTGGCGGTGAGTGGATCGCTCCGGCTCCCCTGGTCGTCCGTGATGGCCGCCTTGCTGTCCCTGCCTCTGCTGCCAACGGAGATTACCTTCTCCTGACCCGCGACGGCCAGAAGTGGCTCGGCCAGCCCGTGAAGGTCATCCCTCCGCTCGAGGCCCGTCCGCCCGTTCTTGCCTGGCCCGCGGATCAGCAGGAGCCTTCGCTTGAGACGACTGTCATCTCGCATTCCGCCGTCCCAGTGACCACGCGGCTCGCGGTGAAGCTTGATGGAACCCGTGACCGGTTCCTCGAGGCCTCCGAGATTGCACCCGGCGAGACACGCCAGCTCTCGGTGCCGCTCGATGGACTCTCTCAAGGCACCCGGTATCGCGGCAAGATGGCCGTGGATAGCCGCCACGAGGGCCGCCGGGATGAAATCTCGCTCCCGCTGGATTTTACCATTCTCTCCGCGGCTCCCGTACCGCGCGGCGGGCAACCCGACTGGAGCCAGATTCCGGCGGTGGATTTCTCAGCCTGGGACCCCTTTGGCGGTCCCATTGCGCCCGAAGATTGCTCCGCGACGCTGCAGGCCGCTCATGGGGTGGAAGGATTGCACCTCCGCGTCGTCGTCCGTGATGATGAGCACCTCCAGACCCGCTCCGGCGAGGATATCTGGTCGCAGGATTCCATCCAGATCGGCCTCGATCCCGACCATCAGAAGACCTGGGAGGCTAATGACCTCTTCGGTCTCAAGGGACATCGCGTCTTCGAGTACGGCGTGGCCTGGAATGGCAAGCAACCCATGACGTGGCGCTGGGTCTCCTACGTGCCGGAGCTTCCCGTCGGCGTCGCCGAGCCTCGCGTACAGCTCCGCGTGAAACGGGAAGGGGACATCACCACCTACGATATCCTGTTCCCATGGGCTGTCATGGGTCTCGACCGTCCCATGGCTGCGGGTTCCGCCATTGGCATCTCACTTTCTCTCGCCGACGCCGATACGGGCAAAACCAGCCGCCGCGCCCTGCGTCTCTACGGCGGCATCGCCGAGGGCAAGGACCCGGAAAAATACGGCCCTCTCTGGCTCCGCTAA